One Micromonas commoda chromosome 7, complete sequence genomic window carries:
- a CDS encoding predicted protein, whose translation MGSSSDSDSESDSSACLVYKKTRQVKWSDDEASDDGAPEPIALLDREDSPAIISPGGRSAKRRRTSGEGAISGSTAGGASGEKKEIDINEILGLSNPGGGASAASRRVNSEASEAIRRNREQMAAMRRAATEKTVDISDDEEDAGPPPVDDAPGGGNPITLKFKLSNGRSHEFQCKDGERFSKILADFLESDAGRPLKGTVQGRMVFDGDTIDMNKHTPKILDMEDEDMVDLN comes from the coding sequence ATGGGGTCCAGTTCGGACAGCGACTCGGAAAGCGACTCGTCCGCGTGCCTCGTCTACAAGAAGACCAGGCAGGTGAAAtggtccgacgacgaggctagcgacgacggcgcgccggagcCAATCGCGCTCCTGGACCGGGAGGATTCCCCCGCGATAATCTCTCCCGGGGGCCGTTCGGCgaagcggcggaggacgagcggTGAAGGGGCGATTTCAGGGTCGACCGCGGGAGGTGCATCGGGCGAAAAGAAGGAGATTGACATCAACGAGATTCTCGGGCTTTCCAACCCaggcgggggcgcgtcggcggcgtcccggcGAGTGAACAGCGAGGCGTCCGAGGCAATACGACGGAATCGCGAGCAGATGGCCGCGATgcgaagggcggcgacggagaagaCGGTGGATATTtctgacgacgaggaggatgcagggccgccgccggtggacgaTGCCCCCGGGGGAGGGAATCCAATAACCCTGAAGTTTAAGCTGAGCAACGGCAGGTCGCACGAGTTTCAATGCAAGGATGGGGAGCGGTTCTCGAAGATCCTCGCGGACTTCTTGGAATCGGACGCGGGCCGGCCACTCAAGGGAACCGTGCAGGGCCGGATGGTGTTCGACGGGGACACCATAGACATGAATAAACACACGCCGAAGATCCTGGATatggaggacgaggacatGGTGGACCTCAACTAG
- a CDS encoding predicted protein, with protein MTCCLMLSGGSLTRAGEMSALTPYRVAILTASTAEGRFRGRPRLSRSPTSGNDAVVSRVVSSCRSGTLTNRCRASRSSRQAPWNDVRVESGFAFRRRVVVHTTADRTEGEASATPAADAVPVIRSGRLRDVIVDEVLDAIEGTDSGRKMSPEQRDATDANLAELESIGKTQAPNSLADPLIFGDYDVAYVSTGGRQIGNPAGGRFRGGLGAMLFRTIGLEQNLYEPNVVVNRVAFLVFGLIPGEVVLNGTFAALTAELAEKNEKGEVNPFGIDDGQTVRAFFDPPRITLGGLPSFGIGPKSSVVLSTTYLDERVRLGRGSRGSLFVFTRKSEEQAARDRRRWSVGGLGVTMMLACTAALFVFAVRRFRSGGVTELSVATAVAVAVSFAMALVMRQGGIIAEDADYDEAYEKTVEANKAVTKAAREGEGEQ; from the coding sequence ATGACGTGTTGTCTGATGTTATCCGGTGGCAGtctgacgcgcgcgggtgagaTGAGCGCCCTCACACCGTATCGCGTCGCGATCCTTACCGCGTCAACCGCCGAGGGACGATTCCGCGGACGCCCAAGGCTCTCAaggtcgccgacgtccgggaacgacgccgtcgtctcccGAGTCGTATCATCTTGTCGATCGGGAACACTCACCAACCGTTGCCGAGCGTCCAGGAGCTCCCGACAGGCTCCCTGGAACGATGTGCGCGTCGAATCCGGCTTCGCGttccggcgtcgcgtcgtagTTCACACCACCGCGGACAGgaccgagggcgaggcgtcggcgaccccagccgccgatgccgtccCGGTGATTCGCTCGGGGAGGTTGAgagacgtcatcgtcgacgaagtcttggacgccatcgagggCACCGACAGCGGACGCAAGATGTCCCCGGAGCagagggacgcgacggacgcgaacctcgcggaaTTAGAGTCCATCGGCAAGACCCAGGCTCCGAACTCGCTCGCCGACCCTCTCATCTTCGGCGACTACGACGTCGCGTACGTGAGCACGGGCGGGAGACAGATCGGCAaccccgccggcggccggTTCcggggcgggctcggcgcgatgcTCTTCCGCACGATCGGCCTGGAGCAGAACCTGTACGAGcccaacgtcgtcgtcaaccgCGTGGCGTTCCTCGTGTTCGGCCTCATCCCCGGCGAGGTGGTCTTGAACGggacgttcgccgcgctcaccgccgagctcgcggagaaaAACGAAAAGGGCGAGGTGAACCCGttcggcatcgacgacggaCAGACGGTGCGAGCGTTcttcgacccgccgcggataACCCTGGGCGGGTTACCGTCCTTCGGAATCGGCCCCAAGTCGTCGGTGGTGCTGTCGACCACCTACCTCGATGAGCGAGTGCGTCTCGgccgcgggtctcgcggGTCGCTGTTCGTGTTCACGAGAAAATCCGAGGAACAAGCCGCGAGGGacaggcggcggtggagcgtgggcggcctcggcgtgaCGATGATGCTggcgtgcaccgccgcgctgttCGTGTTCGCGGTGAGGCGGTTCCGGAGCGGTGGGGTCACGGAGCTCagcgtggcgacggcggtggctgTCGCGGTGTCGTTCGCGATGGCGCTCGTGATGCGGCAGGGCGGGatcatcgccgaggacgcggactACGACGAGGCGTACGAGAAGACGGTGGAGGCGAACAAGGCGGTGACTAAGGCTGCGCGGGAAGGCGAGGGTGAGCAGtga